In Macadamia integrifolia cultivar HAES 741 chromosome 12, SCU_Mint_v3, whole genome shotgun sequence, the following are encoded in one genomic region:
- the LOC122058244 gene encoding zinc finger protein 593 isoform X1, protein MGGKCPHRKVKKRRLSHKTARRTKFLVKGDDAVYQELQKPDAEYKPLPVDEDLPGMGQFYCMHCDRYFSTVSVRDEHFKTKRHKKRVKQMMGPAPHTQLDADLAAGMGMPDNGPKLMPM, encoded by the exons ATGGGCGGCAAATGTCCTCACAGGAAGGTAAAGAAGAGAAGGCTTTCTCACAAAACTGCTCGCCGAACCAAGTTCCTCGTTAAAGGCGACGATGCGGTGTATCAAGAGCTTCAGAAGCCAGATGCGGAGTACAAACCTTTGCCCGTCGATGAAGATCTCCCTGGGATGGGTCAGTTCTATTGTATGCACTGCGA cCGGTACTTTTCAACTGTCTCTGTAAGGGATGAGCACTTCAAAACAAAACGTCACAAGAAACG TGTGAAACAGATGATGGGACCTGCACCTCATACCCAACTAGATGCGGACTTAGCTGCCGGGATGGGAATGCCTGACAATGGTCCAAAGCTGATGCCGATGTGA
- the LOC122058244 gene encoding zinc finger protein 593 homolog isoform X2 produces MGGKCPHRKVKKRRLSHKTARRTKFLVKGDDAVYQELQKPDAEYKPLPVDEDLPGMGQFYCMHCDVKQMMGPAPHTQLDADLAAGMGMPDNGPKLMPM; encoded by the exons ATGGGCGGCAAATGTCCTCACAGGAAGGTAAAGAAGAGAAGGCTTTCTCACAAAACTGCTCGCCGAACCAAGTTCCTCGTTAAAGGCGACGATGCGGTGTATCAAGAGCTTCAGAAGCCAGATGCGGAGTACAAACCTTTGCCCGTCGATGAAGATCTCCCTGGGATGGGTCAGTTCTATTGTATGCACTGCGA TGTGAAACAGATGATGGGACCTGCACCTCATACCCAACTAGATGCGGACTTAGCTGCCGGGATGGGAATGCCTGACAATGGTCCAAAGCTGATGCCGATGTGA
- the LOC122058355 gene encoding RNA pseudouridine synthase 7-like isoform X1, whose translation MEIVWQTPANPPERHDYIFRNGKRHVRPYYFEFISHVKNRWAGKTIVDLFAEEFKGRPYDYYVSAVKSGRIQVDGQIVSVSYIVQPSQKISHFLHRHEPPVLALDVSILQREPDVLTVCKPASVPVHPCGQYCKNTVVGILQAEHGLFPLFPVHRLDRLVSGLLILARTAAKADVFRQQIESGKVHKQYIAKVIGEFPEEEQIVNVNVNYNAREGKSSVEEGNSFGGTALKGKVACTKFTRIGTDGTHSIVLCEPITGRTHQIRVHLQYTGHPIANDVLYLSETVADRSIEGTTADRAAVVNSDHSPASVFSCNADLEEYEENSCEGFSIDPMCTNCPNLTPKGYGGHEEGLWLHCVKYSGPGWIYECPYPSWASLS comes from the exons atggagatcGTATGGCAAACCCCAGCAAACCCTCCGGAGCGCCACGATTACATATTCCGCAACG GGAAGCGTCACGTCAGGCCTTATTACTTCGAGTTCATCTCTCAT GTTAAGAATCGATGGGCTGGGAAAACGATTGTGGATCTGTTCGCCGAAGAGTTCAAAGGAAGGCCCTACGATTATTAC GTTAGTGCTGTAAAGTCTGGGAGGATCCAAGTTGATGGACAAATTGTTTCAGTTTCATATATAGTTCAACCATCCCAAAAGATAAGCCACTTCTTACACAG GCATGAACCACCAGTGTTGGCCTTGGATGTATCAATTCTGCAGAGAGAACCTGATGTTCTGACAGTCTGTAAGCCTGCATCTGTTCCG gtaCATCCATGTGGTCAGTATTGTAAGAACACAGTTGTTGGCATCCTTCAGGCGGAACATGGCTTGTTTCCTCTATTTC CTGTACATCGACTAGATCGCCTGGTCTCTGGACTTCTTATCTTAGCAAGAACTGCAGCTAAAGCAGACGTATTTAGGCAACAG ATTGAATCTGGGAAGGTGCATAAACAGTATATTGCAAAGGTTATTGGGGAATTTCCCGAGGAAGAG caaATTGTCAACGTCAATGTCAATTACAATGCCAGAGAAGGGAAGAGTTCAGTTGAG GAGGGAAACAGTTTTGGTGGGACAGCCTTGAAGGGAAAGGTTGCATGCACAAAGTTTACAAGGATTGGTACCGATGGAACTCATAGTATTGTATTATGTGAACCAATCACTGGCCGGACTCATCAG ATCCGTGTTCACTTGCAATATACGGGCCACCCCATAGCCAATGATGTGCTGTACCTATCTGAAACTGTTGCGGATCGTTCTATTGAAGGAACAACAGCTGACAGAGCAGCGGTAGTTAATTCAGACCATTCTCCGGCATCTGTTTTTTCTTGTAATGCTGATTTGGAGGAATATGAAGAGAATTCCTGTGAGGGTTTCAGCATTGATCCTATGTGTACTAATTGTCCAAATTTGACTCCTAAAGG ATATGGCGGACATGAAGAGGGTTTGTGGCTTCATTGTGTGAAGTACTCAGGTCCTGGGTGGATTTATGAATGCCCATATCCAAGTTGGGCATCTCTTAGttaa
- the LOC122058355 gene encoding RNA pseudouridine synthase 7-like isoform X2, whose protein sequence is MEIVWQTPANPPERHDYIFRNGKRHVRPYYFEFISHVKNRWAGKTIVDLFAEEFKGRPYDYYVSAVKSGRIQVDGQIVSVSYIVQPSQKISHFLHRHEPPVLALDVSILQREPDVLTVCKPASVPVHPCGQYCKNTVVGILQAEHGLFPLFPVHRLDRLVSGLLILARTAAKADVFRQQIESGKVHKQYIAKVIGEFPEEEEGNSFGGTALKGKVACTKFTRIGTDGTHSIVLCEPITGRTHQIRVHLQYTGHPIANDVLYLSETVADRSIEGTTADRAAVVNSDHSPASVFSCNADLEEYEENSCEGFSIDPMCTNCPNLTPKGYGGHEEGLWLHCVKYSGPGWIYECPYPSWASLS, encoded by the exons atggagatcGTATGGCAAACCCCAGCAAACCCTCCGGAGCGCCACGATTACATATTCCGCAACG GGAAGCGTCACGTCAGGCCTTATTACTTCGAGTTCATCTCTCAT GTTAAGAATCGATGGGCTGGGAAAACGATTGTGGATCTGTTCGCCGAAGAGTTCAAAGGAAGGCCCTACGATTATTAC GTTAGTGCTGTAAAGTCTGGGAGGATCCAAGTTGATGGACAAATTGTTTCAGTTTCATATATAGTTCAACCATCCCAAAAGATAAGCCACTTCTTACACAG GCATGAACCACCAGTGTTGGCCTTGGATGTATCAATTCTGCAGAGAGAACCTGATGTTCTGACAGTCTGTAAGCCTGCATCTGTTCCG gtaCATCCATGTGGTCAGTATTGTAAGAACACAGTTGTTGGCATCCTTCAGGCGGAACATGGCTTGTTTCCTCTATTTC CTGTACATCGACTAGATCGCCTGGTCTCTGGACTTCTTATCTTAGCAAGAACTGCAGCTAAAGCAGACGTATTTAGGCAACAG ATTGAATCTGGGAAGGTGCATAAACAGTATATTGCAAAGGTTATTGGGGAATTTCCCGAGGAAGAG GAGGGAAACAGTTTTGGTGGGACAGCCTTGAAGGGAAAGGTTGCATGCACAAAGTTTACAAGGATTGGTACCGATGGAACTCATAGTATTGTATTATGTGAACCAATCACTGGCCGGACTCATCAG ATCCGTGTTCACTTGCAATATACGGGCCACCCCATAGCCAATGATGTGCTGTACCTATCTGAAACTGTTGCGGATCGTTCTATTGAAGGAACAACAGCTGACAGAGCAGCGGTAGTTAATTCAGACCATTCTCCGGCATCTGTTTTTTCTTGTAATGCTGATTTGGAGGAATATGAAGAGAATTCCTGTGAGGGTTTCAGCATTGATCCTATGTGTACTAATTGTCCAAATTTGACTCCTAAAGG ATATGGCGGACATGAAGAGGGTTTGTGGCTTCATTGTGTGAAGTACTCAGGTCCTGGGTGGATTTATGAATGCCCATATCCAAGTTGGGCATCTCTTAGttaa